The DNA window CTAAAAATCTAGCACAAGCAGAACCGATTTGCAAGGAGTTGTGCTAATTTTTTAGCAAAACTTCCAGATCACTCCGGTTTCGGCATTGTTTTCAGGGATTTGCGGAGCGAATTGATCTCTTCCGCGTAAAGTGCTTCCCTCTTTTTGTCGGCCACTTCCACCTTGTGGGCGTCTTTGATCGGCTTTCCTTGGGCGTAATCCATTTTCTCCGACTCACTCATCCCCGCCGCCTTCGCCGCTTCTTCAACAAGGTCGGCGACCTTGGAAGCCAGGTCCGTTTGAAAGGTGTCGTACCAAGCCGCAAAGGCATCCAATTGTTTTTGGGTTGCCTCGACCTTCGCTTGATCCTTTTTGGATTTCCAGAACTCGATTTCGCTCTGGTACGCCTTGCGCACCACCCCTGCCCCGTTCAAAACCGAGAGGCTGCAGACCGGTTCGGCCTGGGCAACTCGGTAACCCATTTTCCGGACTTCTGAAAAGTATTCAGGCGCAATGTCCGGGAAGCTTGCGAACTTCTCGGTAGAGAATCCGACTTGGCGAACCCGGCCAAGAGTCGGCATCGAATCCGTGGGAGGCGGGGCCGTGACATAGATCACCACCTTTTTCGCCCCGTTCCCAGTTTTGATCGCCTCCAGGGCTCCGGCGAAATCCTTGTCTTGTACTTTCAACCAGGATTCCAGGTAGTCCGAATACCCGTTGGCAGGGTCAGCTTTTTTGGCAGCCTGGAGCGCAGCGGCCGCGCCCGGCCGATCCGACGCCCCCTTGTCGTAAAACGTTTGGTAGTTGTCGGCAATCCCTTTATTGATCTCAGGAGGGTCGGCAGGCCCACACCCGGGGATGAGCAAGGCGCAGGCAAAAACGGCAACGGCAATCGGGATTGGTTTCATCTGGGTATTCAAAAACGGTGGCCCGGGCCTCGCGAACAAAACGCGGGGCCCGGGCCGAAAATCAACCGGCTTGCATCACCACTTCCGGTTGGAAAGGGTGGTGCAAGTCGTGTCGCCCTTCGGGCAGTAGTTGTTGTCCGGCGTTTCCGGGAACGAATAGATGCCGCGCTGTTGGTACTCCCACATGATGTTCCGTTGGGCTTTCGTCGTCCCATCCGGATTCTTGTAGTCGGTGTCCTTGACAAACTTGGCATGGCCGTCGGTGAACGTCCAGTTGCGGCCGTTGCCATAACGTCCGCCCCGTTCCCAGCGGCCAGTCCCGTTACCGTTGTTGCCGTAACCCGGCGCGATGTACCAACCAGCAAAGACGCCGCCGCTGGCCAACCGGGCAGATCCGACGTCGGCCGTGAACACGACGTTAGCCGGGTTCACGATTTCGGTCAGGATGCGACCCTTGTCCGTCGTCGAACCACGGGGGGCGTCATAAGCGCGTGCCAAGAAGTAGTTGCCCGCATAGCTGACCGGGAACGCCTTAGCCATCGCACCGGCAACGGGTGCCATTCCCGTGTATGCGCCCTGGATGCCGAATGCCACGAGTTGGGCTTCATAGCAGTACGAACCTTCTTTGCCCCACACGCCCTTGTCAGGGTCAGCCGGGTCTTGAACCAGCTGTAGGTTCTTCATGTACGGTTGGTTGGCAAGCGGGAACGCATAGACGCCGCTCCAAAAGGCATCGCCAACGCTGGCGCTGGTGAGAGTGTGGATCTCGGCCGGGCGTTGGCAAGGGCCATCCCAACCGGTTTCGGGAAGAGTGTCGTCGTAGTCGCCGGCATACATCTGGGTTGCCAGGGCGATCTGCTTTTGGTTGGACAGGGAGTTGGCCTTTTTGGCAGCTTGCTTCGCTTGGGCGAACACAGGGAAGAGAATGGCGGCAAGGATCGCGATGATGGCGATGACAACGAGCAACTCGATCAACGTGAATGCCGAGCGGTTGCCCATGGAATTTCCACGGATTTTCATGATTTTGGCCTTTTGCCCAACTGGCTGAGGGTACGGCCGAAGGGCACTCCCCAATGCTCTATCGCTACGGTTAACGCCCCGTTAATTCTCGCGGAAAACCCAAGATTCCATGCTGAAATTTCACATCCACTTAACATTCGTTTCCCTGAATCAACCATGCTCTTTTCGAAATCGCTCCGTACCGCCGTAATCGGCACCCTGGCCCTTGCCGTCCTGGCCAGCTGTGGACAGGCAAAGCCGCCGCCCGACTCCGAAATGACTTCCGCCCCCACCGGGCTTTGGACTGGGCAGTCGGACACCAACCTCAGCCTGGACATCCAAGCCGATGGATCGATCAAACTAACAGCAAACGGCCAAGAGACCTTTGGCACCTGGAAGAAAAAGGACGACCACACCTTGACCATCGAGTTGGGTGGCCAAACCCAGGACTGTCCCTTCACCCGGAAAGACCTGAACCTTGAAATCCAATTGCCGGGCCGCGAGAAATCTGACACCTTCTCTCAAATGTGAATCATGAAAACCAACGCCGTCCTTGTTGCCGTCTTCGCCGGGGCTCTTGCCACCGCCGGAACCGTGTTTGTCCAGTCCAAGCCGGTCACCTACCTCCCGAGTGGATGGAAGCTCCAGCCGCTCGGCCAGACCTCTCAGACTGGGAACCTGATGGCAGGGGGCGAATTGAGCCCCGACGGCAAATGGCAAGCCTTCGTCTCTGTTGGGCAAGGCACCCACAGCCTGTATATCGTCGACCAAACCACCGGTGCCACCGCGAGCAAAGCCAGCATCCCCGCGGGCTGGATCGGCATGGCTTGGTCGCCAGATAGCCGCACCGTCTATGTCAGTGGCGGAACCAGCAACTCCATCGTTCCGTTTGCCGTCGATGGCGCAGGCCTGGCCACCCGCCAAGATCCGCTCAAGATCGAAGGGTTCACCGGTGCCAGCGGGTGGTTCAGCGGGCTCGCCCTCGTCGACGGAAAGCTGTTCATCGCCAGTGCCGCCAGCGACGCATTGCTGAAGATCGACCCGGAAAATGGACAAACCTTGGCCCGGCTCGACTTTGAACCAACCGCCAGCCCATTCGACGTCGTGGATGGCAAAAACGGCAAACTCTATGTCTCGCTGCAAGGGTCGGGCCGCATCGCGGAAATCGATCCCGGCGAACTCAAAGAAACGGCGACCATGCCCACTGGCGCTCATCCGAACGACATCCTCGTCCAAGGCGATCGGTTGTTCGTCGCCTGCGGCAACGAAGACACCGCCGAGATTTTCGACCTCTACACTCTTAGCCGCGAAGAGAGGGTCAATGTCCGCCCATGGCCCGACGCCCCCGCCGGTTCAACCCCAGACGCCTTGGCCCTGGATGCCAAACGGCAAATCCTTTATGTGGCCCTGGCCGACAACAACGCCGTCGCCCAAATCGACGTTTCAACCCGGGGTCATGCCCACATCCAGGGCTATATCCCGACAGCCCACTACCCGTGTGCGCTGGCCGTTCTCAAAGATGGCAGCCTTTTGGCATCGGCCGGCAAAGGGTTTGGCACCGGCCCCAATGGCAACACAGACAAAATCGATCCGGTCGCGCCCCAGGGATACCCCTATATCGTCAGCTTGATGCAAGGAACGTTCAGCCTTGTCAAACCCCTGAGCCAACAAGAATTGGCCAGCGCCACAAAATCCGTGCTCGCCCTGGCCAAATACCGCCCCAACGTCGAAAACCAACCGGCGGGTGCGCCCAAACCCGGTTCCAACCCCATCCCCAGCCGGCTTGGCGACCCTTCGCCGATCAAGCACGTGCTTTACATCATCAAAGAGAACCGCACCTATGACCAAG is part of the Armatimonadota bacterium genome and encodes:
- a CDS encoding prepilin-type N-terminal cleavage/methylation domain-containing protein, with amino-acid sequence MKIRGNSMGNRSAFTLIELLVVIAIIAILAAILFPVFAQAKQAAKKANSLSNQKQIALATQMYAGDYDDTLPETGWDGPCQRPAEIHTLTSASVGDAFWSGVYAFPLANQPYMKNLQLVQDPADPDKGVWGKEGSYCYEAQLVAFGIQGAYTGMAPVAGAMAKAFPVSYAGNYFLARAYDAPRGSTTDKGRILTEIVNPANVVFTADVGSARLASGGVFAGWYIAPGYGNNGNGTGRWERGGRYGNGRNWTFTDGHAKFVKDTDYKNPDGTTKAQRNIMWEYQQRGIYSFPETPDNNYCPKGDTTCTTLSNRKW